The following coding sequences lie in one Oryza sativa Japonica Group mitochondrion, complete genome genomic window:
- the rps19 gene encoding ribosomal protein S19: MPRRSIWKGSFVDAFLFRIKKNRESLMSRKIWSRRSSILPEFVDCSVLIYNGKTFVRCKITEGKVGHKFGEFAFTRRRRPYQTNRGKGRKGKK; the protein is encoded by the coding sequence ATGCCACGACGATCTATATGGAAGGGAAGTTTTGTTGATGCTTTCCTGTTTAGAATAAAGAAGAACAGAGAAAGTCTGATGAGCAGGAAAATTTGGTCACGTAGATCTTCTATTTCGCCGGAATTCGTTGATTGCTCCGTACTCATTTACAATGGAAAAACTCCTGTTCGTTGTAAGATCACTGAAGGAAAGGTTGGTCATAAATTTGGAGAGTTTGCTTTTACACGGAGACGAAGACCCTATCAAACAAATAGAGGAAAGGGCAGAAAGGGGAAAAAGTAA
- the nad4L gene encoding NADH dehydrogenase subunit 4L: MDLIKYFTFSMIIFILGIWGILLNRRNILIMLMSIELMLLAVNLNFLVFSVSLDDMMGQLFALLVLTVAAAESAIGLAIFVITFRVRGTIAVEFINCIQG, encoded by the coding sequence ACGGATCCTATAAAATATTTCACTTTTTCTATGATCATCTCTATTTTAGGTATTCGGGGAATCCTCCTTAATAGACGAAATATTCTTATTATGTCAATGCCAATTGAATCAATGTTATTAGCTGTCAATTTGAACTTTTTGGTATTTTCCGTTTCTTTGGATGATATGATGGGTCAATCATTTGCTTCATTAGTTCCAACAGTGGCAGCTGCGGAATCTGCTATTGGATTAGCCATTTTCGTTATTACTTTTCGAGTCCGAGGGACTATTGCTGTCGAATTTATAAATTGCATTCAAGGTTAA
- the orf241 gene encoding hypothetical protein (A part of beta-1,3-glucan synthase): protein MHILSCSCLNVVQMVVIIVYVFLYGRLYLALSGLEFAIMKQARMRGNRALQAAMGSQSIVQLGLLMALPMFMGIGLERGFRSALGDFIIMQLQLCSVFFTFYLGTKSHYFGRTILHGGAKYRATGRGFVVRHVRFAENYRMYSRSHFVKGLELMLLLVVYQLYGDVATDSTAYILLTSSMWFLVITWLFAPFLFNPSGFEWQKIVDDWTKWISSRGGIGVPANKAWESRWEEEQQAAPLPL, encoded by the coding sequence ATGCATATTTTATCATGTTCTTGTCTTAATGTTGTGCAGATGGTTGTCATAATAGTGTATGTTTTCTTGTACGGAAGACTTTACTTAGCATTAAGTGGACTTGAGTTTGCAATTATGAAGCAAGCACGGATGAGAGGGAATCGTGCACTTCAAGCGGCTATGGGATCTCAGTCTATTGTGCAGCTAGGTCTTTTGATGGCCTTGCCAATGTTTATGGGGATTGGACTAGAAAGAGGTTTCAGAAGCGCCCTGGGGGATTTCATAATCATGCAGCTTCAGCTCTGTTCAGTGTTCTTCACTTTCTACCTTGGGACCAAGTCACATTATTTTGGCCGCACAATTCTCCATGGTGGTGCAAAATATAGAGCAACTGGCAGAGGTTTTGTTGTTCGCCATGTAAGGTTTGCTGAGAATTACAGAATGTACTCCAGAAGCCATTTTGTGAAAGGACTTGAGCTGATGTTACTGCTAGTAGTCTATCAGTTGTATGGTGATGTTGCTACGGATTCGACTGCCTATATACTTCTGACATCATCAATGTGGTTCTTGGTTATCACTTGGCTATTCGCTCCATTCCTCTTCAATCCATCAGGATTTGAGTGGCAGAAAATAGTAGATGACTGGACCAAGTGGATTAGCAGTCGAGGTGGCATCGGGGTTCCTGCTAACAAAGCTTGGGAATCCCGGTGGGAGGAGGAGCAGCAAGCCGCCCCATTGCCTTTATGA
- the cob gene encoding apocytochrome b has product MTIRNQRFSLLKQPIYSTLNQHLIDYPTPSNLSYWWGFGSLAGICLVIQIVTGVFLAMHYTPHVDLAFNSVEHIMRDVEGGWLLRYMHANGASMFFIVVYLHIFRGLYYASYSSPREFVWCLGVVIFLLMIVTAFIGYVLPWGQMSFWGATVITSLASAIPVVGDTIVTWLWGGFSVDNATLNRFFSLHYLLPFILVGASLLHLAALHQYGSNNPLGVHSEMDKIAFYPYFYVKDLVGWVAFAIFFSIWIFFAPNVLGHPDNYIPANPMSTPPHIVPEWYFLPIYAILRSIPDKAGGVAAIALVFISLLALPFFKEMYVRSSSFRPIYQGIFWLLLADCLLLGWIGCQPVEAPFVTIGQISSFFFFLFFAITPILGRVGRGIPKYYTDETHRTGSVS; this is encoded by the coding sequence TTCTCTCTTCTTAAACAACCTATATACTCCACACTTAACCAGCATTTGATAGATTATCCAACTCCGAGCAATCTTAGTTATTGGTGGGGGTTCGGTTCGTTAGCAGGTATTTGTTTAGTCATTCAGATAGTGACTGGCGTTTTTTTAGCTATGCATCACACACCTCATGTGGATCTAGCTTTCAACAGCGTAGAACACATTATGAGAGATGTTGAAGGGGGCTGGTTGCTCCGTTATATGCATGCTAATGGGGCAAGTATGTTTCTCATTGTGGTTCACCTTCATATTTTTCGTGGTCTATATCATGCGAGTTATAGCAGTCCTAGGGAATTTGTTTGGTGTCTCGGAGTTGTCATATTCCTATTAATGATTGTGACAGCTTTTATAGGATACGTACCACCTTGGGGTCAGATGAGCTTTTGGGGAGCAACAGTAATTACAAGCTTAGCTAGCGCCATACCAGTAGTAGGAGATACCATAGTGACTTGGCTTTGGGGTGGTTTCTCCGTGGACAATGCCACCTTAAATCGTTTTTTTAGTCTCCATCATTTACTCCCCCTTATTTTAGTAGGCGCCAGTCTTCTTCATCTGGCTGCATTGCATCAATATGGATCAAATAATCCATTGGGTGTACATTCTGAGATGGATAAAATAGCTTCTTACCCTTATTTTTATGTAAAGGATCTTGTAGGTCGGGTAGCTTCTGCTATCTTTTTTTCCATTTGGATTTTTTTTGCTCCTAATGTTTTGGGGCATCCCGACAATTATATACCTGCTAATCCGATGCCCACCCCGCCTCATATTGTGCCGGAATGGTATTTCCTACCGATCCATGCCATTCTTCGCAGTATACCTGACAAAGCGGGAGGTGTAGCCGCAATAGCACCAGTTTTTATATCTCTCTTGGCTTTACCTTTTTTTAAAGAAATGTATGTGCGTAGTTCAAGTTTTCGACCGATTCACCAAGGAATATTTTGGTTGCTTTTGGCGGATTGCTTACTACTAGGTTGGATCGGATGTCAACCTGTGGAGGCACCATTTGTTACTATTGGACAAATTCCTTCTTTCTTTTTCTTCTTGTTCTTTGCCATAACGCCCATTCCGGGACGAGTTGGAAGAGGAATTCCAAAATATTACACGGATGAGACTCATCGCACCGGATCAGTCTCTTAG